GCAAGATCAAACCGACAACCAGCATCAGTGCCGCAACCATCTGCAGGAAGCTGGAGAGAAATCCAAAACCGCCTTCCCCTGCCTGCCCGACTGCCCCCTGTGCTACAACCGGAAAAAACGTCGCACACGACGTCAGCCACAGGGTAGCTGCTCTGATCACAAAATTTTCTCCACACGTTCATTAGGACTGACAATATCAACCAGCCGTACACCGAATTTTTCGTTGACCACCACCGCCTCGCCGCGTGCAACCAGCTTTGAGTTGACAAAAATATCCAACGGCTCGCCTGCAAGCTTGGTCAGTTCGACCACCGCCCCCTGGTTTAACTGCAGGATATCCTTGACAAGCAACTTGGTTCGTCCCAGCTCTACCGTTA
Above is a window of Trichlorobacter lovleyi SZ DNA encoding:
- the fliN gene encoding flagellar motor switch protein FliN — encoded protein: MNDKSDATEAEQEKKNLEFILDIPLQVTVELGRTKLLVKDILQLNQGAVVELTKLAGEPLDIFVNSKLVARGEAVVVNEKFGVRLVDIVSPNERVEKIL